A DNA window from Paralichthys olivaceus isolate ysfri-2021 chromosome 11, ASM2471397v2, whole genome shotgun sequence contains the following coding sequences:
- the LOC138412085 gene encoding uncharacterized protein — translation MPFLTLGVLVGTAVTKTVKSLFDHFLPTGERIVAAPMLTTELPEWEANVEEAEANPLAAAESEPAAVSQVAAAFNNAARAVNKAVAELTRTCPASIFSGDTAPMEETSAAALCKLSEAADALYNSSVELHQAGDDAAVFDTAVAALNATALEDDSSASAVLNVAVDVYSAADALHKVTLALDWTSATAVRTFAATWHNASLAIYKAAAALHEASRAKILFGVVQPDVNSAAALSPVATTV, via the coding sequence ATGCCCTTCCTGACCCTTGGTGTCCTTGTAGGCACCGCAGTTACTAAAACTGTGAAGAGTTTGTTTGACCATTTCCTCCCAACTGGAGAGAGAATTGTAGCAGCACCCATGCTAACCACCGAACTGCCTGAATGGGAAGCTAATGTTGAAGAGGCAGAGGCCAATCCATTGGCCGCTGCAGAGTCAGAGCCTGCAGCTGTGTCCCAAGTTGCTGCAGCTTTCAATAACGCTGCACGCGCTGTGAATAAGGCTGTAGCAGAACTGACAAGGACCTGCCCCGCCTCTATTTTTTCAGGTGATACAGCGCCAATGGAAGAGAccagtgctgcagctctgtgcaaACTTTCTGAAGCTGCAGATGCTCTCTATAACTCTTCAGTGGAACTGCACCAGGCCGgtgatgatgctgctgtgtttgacaCTGCAGTGGCTGCCCTCAACGCTACAGCTCTAGAGGATGACTCCAGTGCTTCAGCTGTGCTCAATGTGGCTGTAGATGTGTACAGTGCTGCAGATGCTTTGCACAAAGTCACACTAGCATTGGATTGGACCAGTGCTACAGCTGTGCGCACCTTTGCTGCAACTTGGCACAATGCTTCACTCGCTATttacaaagctgcagcagcactgcatgaGGCCAGTCGTGCTAAAATTCTGTTTGGTGTAGTACAACCGGATGtgaacagtgctgcagctttgtcacCCGTTGCCACAACTGTTTGA
- the LOC109634519 gene encoding protein FAM124B isoform X1 — protein MKTWTPELRLASESDCSRMSSCGIELRTRRARPQRQQQLLLVNLHLLANPGDSLLLQHTLDRLLRWLCPSLHIFHVSERAAPFRSYTRLSPVAGYPSLAITFFLHEAYGEERILKVLDFFQRPPWQYHHTESCGNRTGGIHITSASSPANALLRPYLLPSRDFYSLGAGMPVWGVRPVHCGGEILRVTLYSGYDNYEDAVRLYETVLQRQAEEQKAGFCWFTLHTEPGLCLQLALKQLSPGVRVEPCSSAVLQFSVDEIGQLVPLLPNPCTPISNTRWQTEDLDGNKVLFQVKTPAQPQRPLTCAFPPTCPSVSPRGMQLRSSGQGHSLSPCSLTTPLPWQTHRQSHRPLLEKHHGGGGGAESLGSGSCCSTPPGSSCYSSQHSSPAPPSSSNQPDSPMRPSITHSLSHLLLEEDEEEPETNVDTGVPVSPCSDATVKTITRSASVDLLMTLHSERPAAVGASAVESLAKELRECLPQTNTLPSRSWGSAGFTNGGREGCKSRTGALGQSPFKGPVVENRTTAALLSAHTNNEEPVDEFFI, from the exons ATGAAAACGTGGACCCCGGAGCTGAGACTGGCGAGTGA ATCTGACTGCAGCAGGATGTCATCGTGTGGCA ttgaGCTCAGGACCAGGCGGGCCAGGccacagcggcagcagcagctcctgttAGTGAATTTGCATCTTCTAGCCAACCCTGGAGACTCTCTACTGCTGCAGCACACACTGGATCGCCTGCTGCGTTGGCTCTGCCCAAGCCTCCACATCTTCCATGTGTCAGAGAGGGCTGCACCATTCAGAAGTTACACTCGCCTCTCCCCTGTGGCAG GCTACCCTTCCCTGGCCATCACTTTCTTCCTCCACGAGGCCTACGGCGAGGAGCGAATCCTCAAAGTGCTGGACTTCTTTCAAAGGCCTCCATGGCAGTACCATCACACAGAGAGCTGCGGCAACCGAACTGGAGGGATTCACATCACCTCCGCCAGCTCCCCCGCCAACGCCCTGCTGCGGCCGTACCTCCTGCCCAGCAGAGACTTCTATAGTTTGGGTGCGGGGATGCCTGTGTGGGGGGTTCGACCGGTGCACTGCGGAGGAGAAATACTGCGCGTGACACTGTACAGTGGATATGACAACTATGAGGATGCTGTGCGGCTGTATGAGACAGTGCTGCAGCGACaggcagaggagcagaaggCTGGGTTCTGCTGGTTCACGCTCCACACAG AGCCAGGGTTGTGCCTGCAGCTGGCGTTAAAGCAGTTGTCACCGGGGGTTCGGGTGGAGCCGTGCAGCTCCGCGGTGCTGCAGTTCAGTGTGGATGAAATTGGACAGCTGGTCCCACTGCTACCTAACCCCTGCACACCCATCAGCAACACACGCTGGCAAACTGAAGACCTAGATGGCAACAAGGTTCTTTTCCAG GTGAAAACCCCAGCTCAGCCACagcgacctctgacctgtgctTTCCCCCCGACCTGCCCCAGCGTATCCCCTCGAGGAATGCAGCTCAGGAGCTCGGGACAGGGCCACAGCCTGTCGCCCTGCAGCCTCACCACCCCTCTGCCCTGGCAAACACACAGGCAAA GTCACAGGCCTCTCCTGGAGAAGcatcatggaggaggtggtggagcagAGAGCCTGGGATCAGGAAGCTGCTGTAGCACCCCTCCAGGCAGCTCCTGTTACTCATCCCAGCACAGCAGCCCcgccccaccctcctcctccaatcAACCTGACTCTCCTATGCGCCCCTCCATCACCCACTCGCTCTCCCATCTTCTACtggaagaggacgaggaggagccAGAGACCAACGTAGACACAGGAGTTCCCGTCTCACCGTGCTCTGATGCGACGGTCAAAACCATCACTCGCTCTGCCTCCGTAGACCTTTTAATGACCCTTCACTCGGAGAGACCTGCAGCCGTTGGAGCTTCTGCTGTCGAGAGTCTTGCCAAGGAGTTGAGGGAGTGTCtgccacagacaaacacactgccCTCCAGGTCGTGGGGCTCTGCTGGTTTTACAAATGGAGGCAGGGAGGGTTGTAAGAGCAGGACTGGAGCATTAGGACAGAGTCCTTTCAAAGGGCCTGTGGTTGAGAACAGGACTACTGCTGCACTGCTatcagcacacacaaacaatgaggaGCCGGTAGATGAGTTCTTCATCTAA
- the LOC109634519 gene encoding protein FAM124B isoform X2 has translation MSSCGIELRTRRARPQRQQQLLLVNLHLLANPGDSLLLQHTLDRLLRWLCPSLHIFHVSERAAPFRSYTRLSPVAGYPSLAITFFLHEAYGEERILKVLDFFQRPPWQYHHTESCGNRTGGIHITSASSPANALLRPYLLPSRDFYSLGAGMPVWGVRPVHCGGEILRVTLYSGYDNYEDAVRLYETVLQRQAEEQKAGFCWFTLHTEPGLCLQLALKQLSPGVRVEPCSSAVLQFSVDEIGQLVPLLPNPCTPISNTRWQTEDLDGNKVLFQVKTPAQPQRPLTCAFPPTCPSVSPRGMQLRSSGQGHSLSPCSLTTPLPWQTHRQSHRPLLEKHHGGGGGAESLGSGSCCSTPPGSSCYSSQHSSPAPPSSSNQPDSPMRPSITHSLSHLLLEEDEEEPETNVDTGVPVSPCSDATVKTITRSASVDLLMTLHSERPAAVGASAVESLAKELRECLPQTNTLPSRSWGSAGFTNGGREGCKSRTGALGQSPFKGPVVENRTTAALLSAHTNNEEPVDEFFI, from the exons ATGTCATCGTGTGGCA ttgaGCTCAGGACCAGGCGGGCCAGGccacagcggcagcagcagctcctgttAGTGAATTTGCATCTTCTAGCCAACCCTGGAGACTCTCTACTGCTGCAGCACACACTGGATCGCCTGCTGCGTTGGCTCTGCCCAAGCCTCCACATCTTCCATGTGTCAGAGAGGGCTGCACCATTCAGAAGTTACACTCGCCTCTCCCCTGTGGCAG GCTACCCTTCCCTGGCCATCACTTTCTTCCTCCACGAGGCCTACGGCGAGGAGCGAATCCTCAAAGTGCTGGACTTCTTTCAAAGGCCTCCATGGCAGTACCATCACACAGAGAGCTGCGGCAACCGAACTGGAGGGATTCACATCACCTCCGCCAGCTCCCCCGCCAACGCCCTGCTGCGGCCGTACCTCCTGCCCAGCAGAGACTTCTATAGTTTGGGTGCGGGGATGCCTGTGTGGGGGGTTCGACCGGTGCACTGCGGAGGAGAAATACTGCGCGTGACACTGTACAGTGGATATGACAACTATGAGGATGCTGTGCGGCTGTATGAGACAGTGCTGCAGCGACaggcagaggagcagaaggCTGGGTTCTGCTGGTTCACGCTCCACACAG AGCCAGGGTTGTGCCTGCAGCTGGCGTTAAAGCAGTTGTCACCGGGGGTTCGGGTGGAGCCGTGCAGCTCCGCGGTGCTGCAGTTCAGTGTGGATGAAATTGGACAGCTGGTCCCACTGCTACCTAACCCCTGCACACCCATCAGCAACACACGCTGGCAAACTGAAGACCTAGATGGCAACAAGGTTCTTTTCCAG GTGAAAACCCCAGCTCAGCCACagcgacctctgacctgtgctTTCCCCCCGACCTGCCCCAGCGTATCCCCTCGAGGAATGCAGCTCAGGAGCTCGGGACAGGGCCACAGCCTGTCGCCCTGCAGCCTCACCACCCCTCTGCCCTGGCAAACACACAGGCAAA GTCACAGGCCTCTCCTGGAGAAGcatcatggaggaggtggtggagcagAGAGCCTGGGATCAGGAAGCTGCTGTAGCACCCCTCCAGGCAGCTCCTGTTACTCATCCCAGCACAGCAGCCCcgccccaccctcctcctccaatcAACCTGACTCTCCTATGCGCCCCTCCATCACCCACTCGCTCTCCCATCTTCTACtggaagaggacgaggaggagccAGAGACCAACGTAGACACAGGAGTTCCCGTCTCACCGTGCTCTGATGCGACGGTCAAAACCATCACTCGCTCTGCCTCCGTAGACCTTTTAATGACCCTTCACTCGGAGAGACCTGCAGCCGTTGGAGCTTCTGCTGTCGAGAGTCTTGCCAAGGAGTTGAGGGAGTGTCtgccacagacaaacacactgccCTCCAGGTCGTGGGGCTCTGCTGGTTTTACAAATGGAGGCAGGGAGGGTTGTAAGAGCAGGACTGGAGCATTAGGACAGAGTCCTTTCAAAGGGCCTGTGGTTGAGAACAGGACTACTGCTGCACTGCTatcagcacacacaaacaatgaggaGCCGGTAGATGAGTTCTTCATCTAA
- the cul3b gene encoding cullin-3b isoform X1 encodes MSNLSKGGTKKDTKMRIRAFPMTMDEKYVNNIWDLLKNAIQEIQRKNNSGLSFEELYRNAYTMVLHKHGEKLYTGLREVVTEHLINKVREDVLNSLNNNFLQTLNQAWNDHQTAMVMIRDILMYMDRVYVQQNNVENVYNLGLIIFRDQVVRYGCIRDHLRQTLLDMIARERKGEVVDRGAIRNACQMLMILGLEGRSVYEEDFEAPFLEMSAEFFQMESQKFLAENSASVYIKKVEARINEEIERVMHCLDKSTEEPIVKVVERELISKHMKTIVEMENSGLVHMLKNGKTDDLACMYKLFSRVPNGLKTMCECMSSYLREQGKALVSEEGEGKNPVDYIQGLLDLKSRFDRFLQESFNNDRLFKQTIAGDFEYFLNLNSRSPEYLSLFIDDKLKKGVKGLTEQEVESILDKAMVLFRFMQEKDVFERYYKQHLARRLLTNKSVSDDSEKNMISKLKTECGCQFTSKLEGMFRDMSISNTTMDEFRQHLQTTGVSLGGVDLTVRVLTTGYWPTQSATPKCNIPPSPRHAFEVFRRFYLGKHSGRQLTLQHHMGSADLNATFYGPIKKEDGSEVGVGGAQVTGSNTRKHILQVSTFQMTILMLFNNREKSTFEEIQQETDIPERELVRALQSLACGKPTQRVLTKEPKSKEIENGHVFTVNDQFTSKLHRVKIQTVAAKQGESDPERKETRQKVDDDRKHEIEAAIVRIMKSRKKMQHNVLVAEVTQQLRARFLPSPVVIKKRIEGLIEREYLARTPEDRKVYTYVA; translated from the exons ATGACAATGGATGAGAAGTATGTCAACAACATCTGGGACCTTCTGAAGAACGCCATCCAGGAGATACAGAGGAAGAATAACAGCGGCCTGAGCTTTGAGGAGTTGTACAGGAACGCCTACACAATGGTGCTCCACAAGCACGGCGAGAAACTGTACACGGGCCTACGGGAAGTCGTCACCGAACACCTTATTAACAAA GTAAGAGAAGATGTCCTCAACTCCCTAAACAATAACTTCCTCCAAACCCTAAATCAGGCCTGGAATGACCATCAGACAGCGATGGTGATGATCAGAGACATCCTGATGTATATG GACCGAGTTTATGTGCAGCAGAACAATGTAGAGAACGTCTACAACCTGGGTCTGATCATCTTTAGGGATCAGGTGGTTCGCTACGGCTGCATCAGAGACCACCTCCGACAGACCCTCCTGGACATGATTGCTCGCGAGAGGAAGGGGGAGGTGGTGGACAG GGGGGCCATTAGAAATGCATGCCAAATGTTGATGATCCTCGGCCTTGAAGGGAGATCTGTTTATGAAGAAGACTTCGAGGCACCGTTCTTAGAAATGTCTGCAGAATTCTTCCAG ATGGAGAGCCAAAAGTTCCTTGCAGAAAACAGTGCCAGTGTGTACATAAAGAAGGTGGAAGCCAGGATTAATGAGGAGATTGAGCGGGTGATGCACTGCCTTGATAAGTCCACGGAGGAGCCAATTGTCAAGGTGGTGGAGAGGGAGCTCATCtccaaacacatgaaaactATCGTGGAGATGGAGAACTCAGGCCTCGTCCACATGCTCAAGAATGGCAAAACAGATG ACCTGGCGTGTATGTACAAGCTGTTCAGCAGAGTTCCCAATGGGCTTAAGACCATGTGTGAATGTATGAGCTCGTATCTGCGGGAGCAAGGCAAGGCTCTCGTGTcggaggagggagaaggaaagaACCCTGTGGATTACATCCAG GGTTTGCTGGACCTGAAGTCCCGTTTTGACCGTTTCCTCCAGGAGTCCTTCAATAATGATCGGCTCTTCAAACAAACTATTGCTGGTGACTTTGAGTATTTCCTTAACCTCAACTCTCGCTCACCAGAGTACCTCTCACTCTTCATTGATGACAAACTGAAGAAAGGCGTCAAAGGA CTGACAGAGCAGGAGGTGGAGTCTATACTAGACAAGGCCATGGTGCTTTTCCGCTTCATGCAGGAGAAGGACGTGTTTGAGAGATACTACAAGCAGCACCTGGCCCGCAGGCTGCTCACCAACAAGAGCGTCTCTGATGACTCTGAGAAAAACATGATCTCAAAGCTCAAG ACGGAGTGTGGCTGTCAGTTCACTTCTAAACTGGAGGGCATGTTCCGGGATATGAGCATCTCTAACACCACCATGGATGAGTTCAGACAACATCTACAGACAACCGGG GTGTCACTTGGAGGAGTCGATCTCACTGTGAGAGTCCTGACCACGGGATACTGGCCGACACAATCAGCAACACCCAAGTGCAATATCCCTCCTTCGCCGAGACATGCGTTTGAAGTCTTTAGGAG GTTTTATCTTGGTAAGCACAGCGGCAGACAACTCACACTGCAGCACCATATGGGCTCTGCAGACCTAAACGCCACCTTCTACGGCCCCATCAAAAAG GAGGATGGGTCAGAGGTCGGAGTGGGAGGAGCTCAGGTGACGGGCTCCAACACAAGGAAGCACATCCTGCAGGTCTCCACCTTCCAGATGACCATCCTCATGCTTTTCAATAACAGAGAGAAGTCCACCTTTGAG GAGATCCAGCAAGAGACGGACATCCCAGAGAGGGAGCTTGTGCGAGCGCTGCAGTCGCTGGCCTGTGGGAAACCCACTCAGAGAGTTCTCACCAAGGAGCCCAAGTCCAAGGAGATTGAGAATGGCCACGTGTTTACAGTCAATGACCAGTTTACCTCCAAGCTGCACCGTGTCAAGATCCAGACAG TGGCTGCTAAACAGGGCGAGTCAGACccagagaggaaggagacacGACAGAAGGTGGACGACGACAGGAAGCACGAGATCGAGGCTGCAATTGTTCGCATCATGAAGTCGAGAAAGAAGATGCAGCACAATGTTCTAGTAGCAGAG GTCACACAGCAGTTGCGAGCACGATTCCTCCCTAGTCCTGTAGTCATCAAGAAGAGGATTGAAGGACTCATTGAGAGGGAATATTTGGCACGAACACCAGAGGACCGTAAAGTGTACACTTATGTAGCGTAA
- the cul3b gene encoding cullin-3b isoform X2 codes for MSNLSKGGTKKDTKMRIRAFPMTMDEKYVNNIWDLLKNAIQEIQRKNNSGLSFEELYRNAYTMVLHKHGEKLYTGLREVVTEHLINKVREDVLNSLNNNFLQTLNQAWNDHQTAMVMIRDILMYMDRVYVQQNNVENVYNLGLIIFRDQVVRYGCIRDHLRQTLLDMIARERKGEVVDRGAIRNACQMLMILGLEGRSVYEEDFEAPFLEMSAEFFQMESQKFLAENSASVYIKKVEARINEEIERVMHCLDKSTEEPIVKVVERELISKHMKTIVEMENSGLVHMLKNGKTDDLACMYKLFSRVPNGLKTMCECMSSYLREQGKALVSEEGEGKNPVDYIQGLLDLKSRFDRFLQESFNNDRLFKQTIAGDFEYFLNLNSRSPEYLSLFIDDKLKKGVKGLTEQEVESILDKAMVLFRFMQEKDVFERYYKQHLARRLLTNKSVSDDSEKNMISKLKTECGCQFTSKLEGMFRDMSISNTTMDEFRQHLQTTGVSLGGVDLTVRVLTTGYWPTQSATPKCNIPPSPRHAFEVFRRFYLGKHSGRQLTLQHHMGSADLNATFYGPIKKDGSEVGVGGAQVTGSNTRKHILQVSTFQMTILMLFNNREKSTFEEIQQETDIPERELVRALQSLACGKPTQRVLTKEPKSKEIENGHVFTVNDQFTSKLHRVKIQTVAAKQGESDPERKETRQKVDDDRKHEIEAAIVRIMKSRKKMQHNVLVAEVTQQLRARFLPSPVVIKKRIEGLIEREYLARTPEDRKVYTYVA; via the exons ATGACAATGGATGAGAAGTATGTCAACAACATCTGGGACCTTCTGAAGAACGCCATCCAGGAGATACAGAGGAAGAATAACAGCGGCCTGAGCTTTGAGGAGTTGTACAGGAACGCCTACACAATGGTGCTCCACAAGCACGGCGAGAAACTGTACACGGGCCTACGGGAAGTCGTCACCGAACACCTTATTAACAAA GTAAGAGAAGATGTCCTCAACTCCCTAAACAATAACTTCCTCCAAACCCTAAATCAGGCCTGGAATGACCATCAGACAGCGATGGTGATGATCAGAGACATCCTGATGTATATG GACCGAGTTTATGTGCAGCAGAACAATGTAGAGAACGTCTACAACCTGGGTCTGATCATCTTTAGGGATCAGGTGGTTCGCTACGGCTGCATCAGAGACCACCTCCGACAGACCCTCCTGGACATGATTGCTCGCGAGAGGAAGGGGGAGGTGGTGGACAG GGGGGCCATTAGAAATGCATGCCAAATGTTGATGATCCTCGGCCTTGAAGGGAGATCTGTTTATGAAGAAGACTTCGAGGCACCGTTCTTAGAAATGTCTGCAGAATTCTTCCAG ATGGAGAGCCAAAAGTTCCTTGCAGAAAACAGTGCCAGTGTGTACATAAAGAAGGTGGAAGCCAGGATTAATGAGGAGATTGAGCGGGTGATGCACTGCCTTGATAAGTCCACGGAGGAGCCAATTGTCAAGGTGGTGGAGAGGGAGCTCATCtccaaacacatgaaaactATCGTGGAGATGGAGAACTCAGGCCTCGTCCACATGCTCAAGAATGGCAAAACAGATG ACCTGGCGTGTATGTACAAGCTGTTCAGCAGAGTTCCCAATGGGCTTAAGACCATGTGTGAATGTATGAGCTCGTATCTGCGGGAGCAAGGCAAGGCTCTCGTGTcggaggagggagaaggaaagaACCCTGTGGATTACATCCAG GGTTTGCTGGACCTGAAGTCCCGTTTTGACCGTTTCCTCCAGGAGTCCTTCAATAATGATCGGCTCTTCAAACAAACTATTGCTGGTGACTTTGAGTATTTCCTTAACCTCAACTCTCGCTCACCAGAGTACCTCTCACTCTTCATTGATGACAAACTGAAGAAAGGCGTCAAAGGA CTGACAGAGCAGGAGGTGGAGTCTATACTAGACAAGGCCATGGTGCTTTTCCGCTTCATGCAGGAGAAGGACGTGTTTGAGAGATACTACAAGCAGCACCTGGCCCGCAGGCTGCTCACCAACAAGAGCGTCTCTGATGACTCTGAGAAAAACATGATCTCAAAGCTCAAG ACGGAGTGTGGCTGTCAGTTCACTTCTAAACTGGAGGGCATGTTCCGGGATATGAGCATCTCTAACACCACCATGGATGAGTTCAGACAACATCTACAGACAACCGGG GTGTCACTTGGAGGAGTCGATCTCACTGTGAGAGTCCTGACCACGGGATACTGGCCGACACAATCAGCAACACCCAAGTGCAATATCCCTCCTTCGCCGAGACATGCGTTTGAAGTCTTTAGGAG GTTTTATCTTGGTAAGCACAGCGGCAGACAACTCACACTGCAGCACCATATGGGCTCTGCAGACCTAAACGCCACCTTCTACGGCCCCATCAAAAAG GATGGGTCAGAGGTCGGAGTGGGAGGAGCTCAGGTGACGGGCTCCAACACAAGGAAGCACATCCTGCAGGTCTCCACCTTCCAGATGACCATCCTCATGCTTTTCAATAACAGAGAGAAGTCCACCTTTGAG GAGATCCAGCAAGAGACGGACATCCCAGAGAGGGAGCTTGTGCGAGCGCTGCAGTCGCTGGCCTGTGGGAAACCCACTCAGAGAGTTCTCACCAAGGAGCCCAAGTCCAAGGAGATTGAGAATGGCCACGTGTTTACAGTCAATGACCAGTTTACCTCCAAGCTGCACCGTGTCAAGATCCAGACAG TGGCTGCTAAACAGGGCGAGTCAGACccagagaggaaggagacacGACAGAAGGTGGACGACGACAGGAAGCACGAGATCGAGGCTGCAATTGTTCGCATCATGAAGTCGAGAAAGAAGATGCAGCACAATGTTCTAGTAGCAGAG GTCACACAGCAGTTGCGAGCACGATTCCTCCCTAGTCCTGTAGTCATCAAGAAGAGGATTGAAGGACTCATTGAGAGGGAATATTTGGCACGAACACCAGAGGACCGTAAAGTGTACACTTATGTAGCGTAA